The proteins below come from a single Salvelinus fontinalis isolate EN_2023a chromosome 1, ASM2944872v1, whole genome shotgun sequence genomic window:
- the LOC129867790 gene encoding microfibril-associated glycoprotein 4-like, whose amino-acid sequence MMFSLMLALLVPVAVQSSLHPVDCNEVYQSGSGQNGVYTIYPAGSTSPVQVFCEMSMDSAHPGKWTVIQNRQDGSVNFHRKWNEYKSGFGSAAGEYWLGLETMHLLTMKKTYELRVDMEDFEGKKVYAQYSTFSVGPEAEGYTLKLGSFKDGGAGDSMTHHSGQKFTTLDKDQDLNDNNCGQMYYGGFWYNNCHFTNPNGIYAWGESAYGVGINWRTWKDFTYSLKRITMKIRPATG is encoded by the exons ATGATG TTCAGCTTGATGCTGGCTCTACTGGTCCCCGTGGCGGTACAGTCCTCCCTGCATCCAGTGGACTGTAACGAGGTGTACCAATCAGGTTCTGGACAGAATGGGGTTTACACTATTTATCCTGCAGGATCCACCTCACCTGTCCAGGTGTTCTGTGAGATGTCGATGGACAGTGCACATCCAGGAAAGTGGACG GTGattcagaacagacaggatggatcAGTGAACTTCCACAGGAAGTGGAATGAGTACAAGAGTGGGTTTGGGAGCGCAGCTGGAGAGTACTGGCTGG GACTGGAGACGATGCATCTTCTGACTATGAAAAAGACCTATGAGCTGAGGGTGGACATGGAGGACTTTGAGGGGAAGAAGGTCTATGCTCAGTACTCCACCTTCTCTGTTGGACCAGAGGCTGAAGGGTACACGCTAAAGCTGGGTTCATTCAAAGATGGAGGAGCAG GAGATTCCATGACTCATCACAGTGGTCAGAAATTTACAACGTTAGATAAAGACCAGGACCTTAACGACAACAACTGTGGCCAGATGTACTACGGTGGATTTTGGTACAACAACTGCCATTTTACTAATCCCAATGGGATATACGCGTGGGGGGAGTCGGCCTACGGTGTTGGCATCAACTGGAGAACATGGAAAGACTTCACATACTCCCTGAAAAGAATTACCATGAAGATCAGACCAGCCACTGGATAG